Proteins from a genomic interval of Zingiber officinale cultivar Zhangliang chromosome 2A, Zo_v1.1, whole genome shotgun sequence:
- the LOC122043873 gene encoding transcription repressor OFP13-like yields MAKKQIFASLPLPSLLPWPSCRLARAAHSFREGDPESDRDYLDYLDSTRSAEESGYDDAAEAVIRGLRSDRLFFEPAAGASTSATLVAPRASEGLLPFEGSVATVIESHDPYGDFRGSMEAMVAARGDSEWEWLEHMLAWYLTVNRKKTHGVILLAFLDLLLNLPLSSTLEIEDVGDYEM; encoded by the coding sequence ATGGCCAAGAAGCAAATCTTtgcctctcttcctcttccttcgcTCCTCCCTTGGCCTTCTTGCAGGTTAGCGAGGGCGGCGCACTCCTTCAGGGAGGGAGACCCGGAATCGGACCGCGACTACCTCGACTACCTCGACTCGACGCGCTCGGCGGAAGAATCCGGCTACGACGACGCGGCGGAGGCCGTAATTCGGGGGCTCCGGTCCGACAGGCTCTTCTTCGAGCCCGCCGCGGGAGCTTCCACGAGCGCGACGCTGGTGGCGCCACGAGCTTCGGAGGGCCTGCTCCCCTTCGAGGGGAGCGTCGCGACGGTGATCGAGTCGCACGACCCGTACGGCGATTTCAGAGGATCCATGGAGGCAATGGTGGCGGCGCGCGGCGATAGCGAGTGGGAGTGGCTGGAACATATGCTGGCCTGGTACTTGACCGTCAACAGGAAGAAGACTCACGGCGTGATCCTCTTGGCCTTCCTGGACTTGCTTCTGAACCTTCCTCTTTCCTCAACTTTGGAGATCGAAGATGTTGGAGATTACGAAATGTAA